The Comamonas piscis region ATGAAGATTTCACGCATGCCCACCCAGGCGTGGTAGGCCAGTGCCACCAGAGTGCCGACGGTGATGAACTTCATCCATTGCTGGGCGAAGATACCTGCCCATTGCTCGTAGCCGATAGGGCCCTTGATGAGCAGCACCTGGGCCAGCAGGGCCACGGTGAACAGGGCCATCAGCAGGCCGGTGACACGCTGGGCCAGCCAGTCGCGCAAGCCATAGTGGGCACCGGTCACGACGCGTTTGGAGCCGTAATTGATGGACATGGGGAATCCTTTCTTATTTATCAGTGAATGCAGTCGCGGGCGATCAGTACAGGCCGAACAGCTTGGCGCCCAGGATGGCGGTCAGCAGCAGGCTGATGGCAAAGCAGGCCAGGGCCGAGGTCTTGCCGAATTCCTTGTTGACCGACTTGTGCGACACGTCCATCCAGATGTGGCGCAGGCCAGCGCAGAAGTGGTGCAGGTAGGACCAGATCAGGGCCAGCACGGCCAGCTTGATGAACCAGCCCGGGAAGATGCCGGCGCCGGTGTTGAAGGCGGCGGTGAAGCGGGCGTAGGAGTATTCAGAGGTGATCGAGGTGTCGAGCAGCCAGATCACAAAGGGCAGCAGGAAGAACATGACCAGACCGCTGGCACGGTGCAGGATCGACAGCTTGGCCGCTACCGGCAAGCGGTAGGTGGTGAGGTCCGAAATGGGGTTGATATTGCGAAACTCGGGCCGCTTCTTCGTGGTATCTGACATGGTGTGAAATCTTTCGTGGATGTAACTGCTATGTAATCGCTTGCCTCAAACCTGCAAAATTTTATTGCAATGCAGCGCGCAGGTCTAAGGGTTTCTCTTTAACCCCGTGGTGACTACTCTGACTTGACCGCTGCACTAGCTCAGGGTATTGCTGTAGTGGTGGGTGTCTGTGCGGTAAAGGCCTCGTCGTAATTCCATCGGAACATCGTTGTAGGTATACGCCACACGCTCGACGCTGAGCAGCGGGGTGTGGCCGTCGATGTGTAACAACTCGGCCTGGGCCGGGTCGGGTAAAACGGCGCGCAATTTCTCTTGCGCGCGCACCATGCGCACGCCGTACTCCACCTCGAACATCGCATAGGTGGCACCGGGGTAGTCGCGCATCTGCTCGGCAGACAGGCCCTTGAAGCTGCTGCTCGGCAGCCAGATGTCTTCGACAATCGTGGGAATACCGGCAAACACCAGCACGCGGCGCACATGGATCAGCGATTCGCCGGTGGGTACCTGCAGCAGCTTGCAGATCTCGCTCTGGCCCTTGGTGCTGCGGCAGGAGATGATGTTGCGCTGCGCCGGGCCTTCTTCATTCAGGTCGCCGCTGTCCGGAAGGAGACGCAGGAAGCGGTATTGCACATTGCGCTCGGCATGGGTGGCCACAAAGGTGCCTTTGCCCTGGCGGCGCAGCAGCAGGTTCTCGGCCGCCAGCTCGTCGATGGCCTTGCGCACGGTACCCTGGCTCACGCGGTAGCGCGCGGCCAGCTCCATCTCGCTGGGGATCATTTCGCCCGGTTTCCAGGCACCCGCCTGCAGGCTTTGCAGGATCAAACCTTTGATCTGCTGGTAGAGGGGGCTGAAAGCTGGGGTCGCACCACCCACGCTGTCGCCAGCGGACGTGATTCCGGTGTCGTTTGCATTCGGGGTGGAAGATGTCATGCGCTTGTCTTGGGAGAGATTCAATCTCTCGGGTGCCACAGTGAGCGTGGCACCAATCGGTTCAAATTCTCAGCGCGCATTGTATAGCGCAACCGGGGTCAATCATATCTTATATAAGACATAAGACAAATTGACTGACTGATCTGTTCAAGAGTACACTTACGCGCTGTTTACAGACCTGCCGTCGGGGAATCCCGGTCGCTGATTCCAGTCGTTTTGACACCCTCTCCGATGCTGGCCTGCTTGGACGCCTCTTTTCTATTTTCTGGAGTTATCCCATGAGCAAGAAGCCCGTACGTGTCGCCGTCACCGGTGCCGCTGGTCAAATCGGTTATGCCCTGTTGTTCCGCATCGCTTCGGGCGAAATGCTGGGCAAGGACCAGCCTGTCATCCTGCAACTGCTGGAAATTCCTGACGAGAAGGCACAAAACGCGCTCAAGGGCGTGATCATGGAGCTGGAAGACTGCGCTTTCCCGCTGGTCGCCGGTATCGAAGCCCACAGCGATCCGCTGCAAGCCTTCAAGGACACCGACTACGCGCTGCTGGTCGGTGCTCGTCCTCGCGGCCCAGGCATGGAACGTGCTGACCTGCTGGCTGCCAATGCCCAGATCTTCACCGCCCAAGGCAAGGCCCTGAACGCTGCCGCTTCGCGCAACGTCAAGGTGCTGGTGGTTGGCAACCCTGCCAACACCAATGCCTACATCGCGATGAAGTCGGCTCCCGAC contains the following coding sequences:
- the sdhD gene encoding succinate dehydrogenase, hydrophobic membrane anchor protein, with amino-acid sequence MSINYGSKRVVTGAHYGLRDWLAQRVTGLLMALFTVALLAQVLLIKGPIGYEQWAGIFAQQWMKFITVGTLVALAYHAWVGMREIFMDYVQPVGLRLVLQIFVLVWLVGCLGWGLQVLWRL
- the sdhC gene encoding succinate dehydrogenase, cytochrome b556 subunit is translated as MSDTTKKRPEFRNINPISDLTTYRLPVAAKLSILHRASGLVMFFLLPFVIWLLDTSITSEYSYARFTAAFNTGAGIFPGWFIKLAVLALIWSYLHHFCAGLRHIWMDVSHKSVNKEFGKTSALACFAISLLLTAILGAKLFGLY
- a CDS encoding GntR family transcriptional regulator, with amino-acid sequence MTSSTPNANDTGITSAGDSVGGATPAFSPLYQQIKGLILQSLQAGAWKPGEMIPSEMELAARYRVSQGTVRKAIDELAAENLLLRRQGKGTFVATHAERNVQYRFLRLLPDSGDLNEEGPAQRNIISCRSTKGQSEICKLLQVPTGESLIHVRRVLVFAGIPTIVEDIWLPSSSFKGLSAEQMRDYPGATYAMFEVEYGVRMVRAQEKLRAVLPDPAQAELLHIDGHTPLLSVERVAYTYNDVPMELRRGLYRTDTHHYSNTLS